TCACACATTCCCACTGGAGTCAGGAATAAGCAGCAGGGAATGTTTGGGGTAATAACACGTTCCCTTGTCTCCCCAGCTGGAATACCTTGTGTAACATGTGTTCCAACAAAGCCACACACACAGTTCCCCACATGACTCCTGTATTTTCACTCTAATCCTGTTTTAGTGGCTGTTATTTTCTGCAGTTCAACTGCACAAACTGCGTTGAACACCCAGAAAAATACCTTTATCTCTAAGCCCCAGAGCACTTTTGCATGGCTCTATCTCTCCAGAccaagcaagaacaaaagataTCTGCAGAACAAACACATTTTCTGCCTGCTCAGTTAtggtggtgctgtgcctgctgttTTCCCTGCTGATGAACCCGTGCAAAGTGACCATGTGTCCATGATGGACCAAAAATGTCCATTTTTGGACCAATCTGTACTCAAAATTCAGGAGGTAATTATAGGTTCAGTAGGCACAAAGTGCCTGTCTCCTGTCAGAGATAAGCACAATGGTAAATGTATTTTACCACTACCCAGAGGTGACAGACAGCTGTACAAACCTCACCTTGACACAGCCAGGTAGAAGATTCCCAGAGATACTAAGGAAATTCCAACATGGAAGGAAACCCCTACAGCACCATATTCTTTAAAAACTTGTTTCAGCTGCTGGGATTTGTTGAGTTTCTTGTTTTCAGCACTGGGATCAGTGGCTGTCTTTTTGAGGGGTTCAGTTGCAtcctaaaaagaaaacaaaagtattGTTAGTATTAAGCACAAGATCATATTACAGTTAGCTGAAATGGTGAAAGAAGTGTCTTGCACACAGAGTGATTTGGGAAGACAGAAACTCActcctgctcttccacatcagatgctgtggcagagcccagagaagCTCCCTTCTCCCACCTATTCCTGCCAAAGGAATGCACTGATCTTGGTGTAAATTCTTACACAATTCAGGTTTCATAATTAAAACCAGATTATTTGATCCCAGCATGTGCCAAGGCAcacccacacagctgctggagcCGTGAGGCTGAGGTGTGAGAGCTATTTGCTTCCACCCACTGCTCAGCTTTACCCAGTGACTCCTTTTTGTTCCAGGGTAAGCAGCCAGGGGCACTGGAAGCCCACCTGTTACCACTTAAGAACAGCTCCCTGATGGAAGAGAAGCAAAGTTTAAGTTCCTATAAATCACCCTTAATGCTGAGCTGATCAAAGGAAGAACTGAGTGTTGACAGCAACAAGCAACTGTTGCTACAGTGCAGACAACAACTGCAGGGACACACCAGGGCTGGTGTCAACAGCCCAACTGCACTGAAAATCTTTGTCACAGCAGAAGTCATTGACAGATTTTCATTTCGGCACATTTCAAGTGCATAAGTTCATACAAAACCATATCCCAAAGCCATctgaaaagaaatcaaaggaggGAAACCGTGCTGGCAGCCCTTGGAAACTCCCCATGGTCGCCAGAGAAGAAATACTGacaggaagaaaacatttcCACAAAAACCTCAGGATTTGTGTCTAATTAGTCAGCAATTGTCAGGAAACATTAGAGGATCCTCTCCttccagctgagctcagcagcagctgtgacacTGTGACAGCCACCACAGGACAGGTAGAGCCACCAAGTGCCTGCCACCACTGGCTCACTGTGGTTTCAGGGCATACAAGTTCGAAGAAAAATATTCGTGATTAATTATTGGACTTGCTAAGATTGTAAATTAGCACACAAGACAGTCTTACAACCCCCAAGGTAAGCACACCACCCGCCCAAACCCTAACCACACATTTGTTTGCTGTTTCTAtcttttgtaattatttctgtTACTTTGTATTTCATTTTGACAGGAAGTCAAATATAGAAACAGGAAATTGTGTGGCTCGGCTTATCCTGATCCTTGTAGTTTTAAAActttagatttttcttttgtggCTTATGAGCTCTGGGTCTTAAGGATGGATTACAAGGACTGAAAAATTGCTTGTTCTGATCTTTCAAGCCCATTCCAATTCCCCTGTATTCACAGGCTCACACACCAGGAGTAGTattgaaacaaaataatatatttCAACTGATATTATTTGGAGTACCCAAGGCAGTCACGTAGGGAATAACATCCAGCTTAGCAAGTAAAGCTGCTGCCTATTCCCATGTCACTCCGAGACAATATTTCAGCTAAAAAGCCGATTTTATTCGCACCATTCAGGCGATTTAAAGCATGAAAACACATCTAAAACACCCCGTGATGCTCCGCAATGAGGAGCAGAAACCACGCTGCAAATTACGCCGTGGACATTAAACCGCAGAGAGCTCCCACAGCTCGCCCAGAAACCCGCGACAAACACGATTTATTGCCCCATGGGGACTGGAAGAGTGGGACGGAGGtgaaaaaacctgaaaggcACCCCCAAAAAGCTGAGGAGCGCCGTGAGAGCGGGGCACGGGGCGCCTCACGCTGGGCCCCTCAGCCCTCACGTACCTTGGCGCTGGCGCggcgcgggcccggccccggcggcagcgcggcccAGGCGGGGCACGGGGAGCGGGGCAGGCGGAGCGGGGACAGCCGCGGGGACAGCCGGCACAGGCGGTACATGGCGGCACCGCCGGCACACGGCAGCGGCCCGGCCCCCCGAGCGGCATGACGGGCCGGGCACACGCCCCGACCGCCTCCTTAAAGCCGCAGCGTTCGCGTTCGTGAGGCGCGGGTGTGCAGCCCGGCGCTGGACGCCTCAGGGATGTGGCAGCCACGGCTCCTCtcggcagagctgtgccagggctccccGTCCTCACTGCCGAGAATTTCACCCTAATATTCAGTCGAATCCTTCCCTCTTTCATTTTGAAGTCATTTCCCTTGTCATGTCGCTCCAGGTGGTCACAGAGCTACAGAATATCCCGAGTTGGGCTGGACCCACAGGGATGATCCAGTCCAGTTCCGAGCTCTGCACTGGACATCCCAACAATCCCCAACGAACAAGAGGGATTCTTCCTCAGGAACTGGAGTGACAGGGCacgggggaatggcttcaaatgTAGAGAGGGGACATTGGCACCTCAGCAATCCCACCCTGGCATCCCGGTGTCTGAATgcgcagccattccctggggagcctgggcagtgcccagcacctctggggaggaacctttcccaatatccaacctaaccctccctccacagctccagctcttccCTGGGTCCTGTCACAAGAGCAGCACCTTGCACATGGCCTTGCTGAATGAACTTCACCAGGTTCGCACAGTCCCACCTCAAGCTTgcccaggtccctctggatgccatCCCATTCCTCCAGTGCATGCCCACCCgacacagctgggagctgccagcacctTGCAGAGGATGCCCTCATAACTGTGGTCACAAGGGTTTCATCCCTGcatttttctgaaatgcagaaaaaaaagcatttttctgcgCCACCAAGCTGCTCACGGCAGGGTGAAGGGTGAATATCCCTGAAACTGCATCCCCAGGTCAAGCCCCAGCAATAAaatcctgctctcccccagctGCAAAGCCTTTCCTCTTCAGGCACGCTGTGTTTCCATGTGAGCGCACAGGCCTGAGGACAATGGGAGAACTGTATCGATAAATAAGAAGAATTTTCCTTTCAGGAGCCTGGAGTGGAGCTGCACAGGACAGCACGGCGtggtgcagtgctgctgtcgAGTGCAGGGCTCTACAGAACAGATGGGTTCCAGGGAGGATCTCGGGGATGAGAGGCTGAGAGCTTTGCTTCTATTGAGATGATCTGTTCTGTCTCAACAGCACTGCCAGTTCCAGGGCTTTACACTGCCAGTAGCTCTTGTTTCATAAATCCAGCCCCTCTCTGAGTGCTTTGGAGAAGAATAGTTTCTCAGAACACAATTTCAGTGTCTATTACTGCTCCAAAGCAGTTTGC
This Passer domesticus isolate bPasDom1 chromosome 16, bPasDom1.hap1, whole genome shotgun sequence DNA region includes the following protein-coding sequences:
- the FAM210B gene encoding protein FAM210B, mitochondrial, coding for MYRLCRLSPRLSPLRLPRSPCPAWAALPPGPGPRRASAKDATEPLKKTATDPSAENKKLNKSQQLKQVFKEYGAVGVSFHVGISLVSLGIFYLAVSSGVDMSAVLLRLGFSEASLQSRMAAGTGTFVLAYAVHKLFAPVRISITVVAVPFLVRYCRKAGLFKPPASSP